Proteins co-encoded in one Chrysiogenia bacterium genomic window:
- the dctP gene encoding TRAP transporter substrate-binding protein DctP — MKRALIAFICAVVVSLALSAQQSADAAERYKLKFATLAPAGTPWSDVLDDFKKRVEKQTDKSIRVKTYLNGILGDERAMLEQMKFHKITGGGFTSGGISTVVPELQIVELPYLFKNYEEIDYILDEVLWKEMQQRFEAQGIYLYSWAENGWLDFGFTNKRVDSWEALKGQKAFAQESDVAIATLEALGAVPVPLAVPDVLSNLQTGLITAYSTTPIYGIAGQWFTQTKYWWDTGHIYQPAAVVFDLQFWNELPEEYKKIILGFRDELQTAARTRVRGIDEGILKGFREQGIEVIPMSDAERAKMSNVSETVAKKLIDKGVFKQELWDKVKKSLAEFRARKK; from the coding sequence ATGAAACGAGCCCTGATTGCATTCATTTGCGCCGTAGTGGTGAGCCTGGCACTCAGCGCGCAGCAGAGCGCCGATGCGGCCGAGCGCTACAAGCTCAAGTTCGCCACGCTGGCCCCGGCGGGAACGCCCTGGTCGGACGTGCTCGATGACTTCAAGAAACGCGTCGAGAAACAGACCGACAAGTCGATCCGCGTGAAGACTTATCTCAACGGCATCCTGGGCGACGAGCGCGCGATGCTCGAACAGATGAAGTTCCACAAGATCACCGGCGGCGGCTTTACCTCCGGCGGCATTTCCACCGTGGTGCCCGAGCTCCAGATCGTGGAGCTGCCCTACCTGTTCAAGAACTACGAAGAGATCGACTACATCCTCGACGAAGTGCTCTGGAAGGAAATGCAGCAGCGCTTCGAAGCGCAGGGCATTTATCTTTATTCCTGGGCGGAGAACGGCTGGCTGGATTTCGGCTTCACAAACAAGCGCGTCGATTCCTGGGAAGCGCTTAAGGGCCAGAAGGCCTTCGCGCAGGAATCGGACGTCGCCATCGCCACGCTGGAGGCGCTGGGCGCCGTGCCCGTTCCGCTCGCCGTCCCCGACGTGCTCTCGAACCTGCAGACGGGCCTCATTACCGCCTACTCCACCACGCCCATCTACGGCATCGCCGGGCAGTGGTTCACGCAGACCAAATACTGGTGGGATACCGGTCACATCTACCAGCCCGCGGCCGTCGTCTTCGACCTGCAGTTCTGGAACGAGCTGCCCGAGGAATACAAGAAGATCATCCTGGGCTTCCGCGATGAACTCCAAACCGCCGCGCGCACCCGCGTGCGCGGCATCGACGAGGGCATCCTCAAGGGATTCAGGGAACAGGGGATCGAAGTGATTCCCATGAGCGATGCCGAGCGCGCGAAGATGAGCAACGTCTCCGAAACGGTCGCGAAAAAGCTCATCGACAAGGGCGTCTTCAAGCAGGAGCTCTGGGACAAGGTGAAGAAGTCCCTCGCAGAGTTCCGCGCGCGGAAGAAATAG
- a CDS encoding TRAP transporter small permease, protein MNAILEKLRRFDERLAAAERALMVACIAAMLILSAGQVALRFFAGGFAWADQLARFLVLWSALLGAALATRRRKHITIDVITKSLSEKGRAVVGIASGAVGVLVCACLLIVCWDYVAVNFGDGTEATTIALPIWIVQAVLPYGFTSMALRFAMGLLEDVQGIRTGDFSYQHRFDDEADIHAAELAARQLERKEGTS, encoded by the coding sequence TTGAACGCAATCCTGGAGAAGCTTCGCCGCTTTGACGAGCGCCTGGCCGCGGCCGAGCGCGCGCTCATGGTGGCGTGCATCGCCGCAATGCTCATTCTCTCGGCGGGCCAGGTGGCGCTGCGCTTCTTCGCCGGCGGCTTTGCCTGGGCCGACCAGCTCGCGCGCTTCCTCGTGCTCTGGAGCGCCCTGCTCGGCGCGGCGCTGGCCACCCGGCGGCGCAAGCACATCACCATCGACGTCATCACGAAGAGCCTCTCCGAAAAGGGCCGCGCCGTGGTCGGCATCGCCTCCGGCGCGGTGGGCGTTCTGGTCTGCGCCTGCCTGCTGATTGTCTGCTGGGACTACGTGGCCGTGAATTTTGGCGACGGCACCGAGGCCACCACCATTGCCCTGCCCATCTGGATCGTGCAGGCGGTGCTGCCCTATGGCTTTACAAGCATGGCGCTGCGCTTTGCCATGGGGCTTCTCGAAGACGTGCAGGGCATCCGCACCGGGGATTTTTCCTACCAGCACCGCTTCGATGACGAGGCCGACATCCACGCCGCCGAGCTGGCCGCGCGCCAGCTTGAACGCAAGGAGGGCACATCCTGA